The Mycobacterium riyadhense sequence TCCAGGGTGGCGACCGCCGAGGCGTAGGCAGCCGGGTGCTTCAACTCGTCCTCGAGATACAGCAGGATGACTTCGTCGGTGTGTGCGTTGAGCCAGGTCGCGATCTCCGACAGCACCTTCGCGAGGGCTGGCTCGGTGGTGCAGCCCAGGTTTGCCTTGTCCGGTCCAAGCCCGTGACACACGGTGACATCTTGTGCCCCGAGGCGCTCGAGCCGTCGAATGTAGTGCAGGTCCAGTTCGATGCTGCGGACGTCGATGTCTAGTTGTTGGGTGAGCGTCAGCTGCTGGTTTGAATCGACATGCGACACGGTGAGCGATTCGGCGACACTGTTGTACGAGTTGTGGGTGCCGAGCCACTGAGTGTCCCTGAGCGGCAACGGGTTTCCGAGCGCGTACTGAAATTGCGCGGTGCGGTGTACCCATGACCGTAGGTAGGCGTCACGTGCCGCTTGAGTGACCCGGTGGGCCAGCGGAATGGTGCAGCTTGTATCGGGTATGCCGGCGCGCCGGCACTCTGCGGCGATTGCGTCAGCGCCTTTGCCGAGCGCGACGCAGGGAATCGCGATCGGGCTGATGGCGTCGCACGGTGCGGTCGGGGAGGTATCGCCTCGCACCGGTGTGGCCGGCGTTATGACGATCGCGAACACGCTTACGACGACTGCGCTCTGCAGCCATCGGGCGCGGGGCATGCGCGCTAGGTTCGCATGTCAACGCGCGGATTTCGAGAGATGTTGTCGAAGTGTTGCCGTTACTTGTTGGATCCGCGAGGTGCGGTCGGAAATGTCGACGCAGACCTCGATGCTTAACGCTATCGCATTTCGTCTCGGGATTCCTTGTGACACTGGCTAACCAACCGCCGTGTCACCTTCCGACGCACCGCCCCAGACAACCGCATCCCCGATCGTCGCCCGCGGACCTTCAGGTTGAGCCCACGTGACGAATTGCGCGACGAAAAACCAGCGGTTAACCTCGCCAGAGCTCATGTCAGGGGCGCGATGCCGCGCCCACCTCGGAGTCACGTGTCAGGACCGGATCGCTTGGCGCCGTTGCGATATTGAAGCCTTGATACTCGGAGAGGGGAAGCGATGTTCGTCGACATGGGATTACTCCGCTCCGGAGCCCAAGAGTCGCATCACGCCGGTGGTCACGCACATGACGGAGTCACCCGCCTGACGCGCGGGCCGCAACTACCGACAATGTTCGGCGATTTCGCCGCGGCCGCGGCATTTCACGACGCGGTCATTGCAGCACAAGCCCACCATGTGCGAACGTTGGACGCCACCAAGGAAGCGCTTACCTCACTCGGTGACAAGGCGGCAGCCGCCGCAACGGAATTCGCCGATATGGACGAACGTAACGCCGCGTTACTACGGGTGGTGCGGTGCGACTCCAATACATAAGCATTCCGCGGCTAATCGCCCAAGCGGGCGGCGACCCTTGGGCAATTGACAG is a genomic window containing:
- a CDS encoding DUF2563 family protein, producing the protein MFVDMGLLRSGAQESHHAGGHAHDGVTRLTRGPQLPTMFGDFAAAAAFHDAVIAAQAHHVRTLDATKEALTSLGDKAAAAATEFADMDERNAALLRVVRCDSNT